The following coding sequences lie in one Lolium perenne isolate Kyuss_39 chromosome 2, Kyuss_2.0, whole genome shotgun sequence genomic window:
- the LOC127335027 gene encoding deoxymugineic acid synthase 1-D-like, which yields MSSTMVRVPEVALRHGSGRPMPAIGMGTANFPVVPETIRDAVLAAVELGYRHFDTASMYGTEPPLGDAVAEALRLGLVASREEVFVTTKLWCTQCQPDLVLPSLRQSLENLHLEYVDLYLIHWPVSLKPGPAVFPAKREDAVPFDFEGVWREMEECHRLGIAKAIGVSNFTTGHLEKILATATVPPAVNQVEMNPVWQQRKLREYCAEKGIHVTAYSPLGGQNWSGEGNAVLDSEVLAEIAKARGKSLAQVALRWIYEQGVTPIVKSFNKDRLKQNLEIFDWELTDDDLLKISQIPQKMVTAAGLFSCEGEFTSADLADMEIVEE from the exons ATGTCTTCGACAATGGTGCGGGTGCCGGAGGTGGCGCTGAGGCATGGCAGCGGGAGGCCCATGCCGGCGATCGGCATGGGGACGGCCAATTTCCCGGTCGTGCCGGAGACTATCCGAGACGCGGTGCTCGCGGCCGTGGAGCTCGGCTACCGCCACTTCGACACGGCCTCCATGTACGGGACGGAGCCACCGCTAGGCGACGCTGTGGCGGAGGCTCTGCGGCTTGGGCTGGTGGCATCCCGGGAGGAGGTGTTCGTCACCACCAAGCTGTGGTGCACGCAGTGCCAACCGGACCTGGTGCTCCCGTCCCTCCGGCAAAGCCTAGA GAACCTGCACTTGGAGTACGTGGACCTGTACCTGATCCACTGGCCGGTGAGCCTAAAGCCCGGGCCAGCGGTGTTCCCGGCGAAGCGGGAGGACGCCGTGCCGTTCGACTTCGAGGGCGTGTGGCGGGAGATGGAGGAGTGCCACCGGCTGGGGATCGCCAAGGCCATCGGCGTCAGCAACTTTACCACCGGCCACCTCGAGAAGATCCTGGCGACCGCCACTGTTCCACCTGCAGTCAACCAG GTGGAGATGAACCCGGTGTGGCAGCAGAGGAAGCTGAGGGAGTACTGTGCAGAGAAGGGCATCCACGTCACAGCCTACTCGCCCTTGGGCGGGCAGAACTGGTCTGGGGAAGGCAACGCCGTGCTGGATTCCGAGGTGCTCGCGGAGATCGCCAAGGCTAGAGGGAAGAGCTTAGCACAG gtAGCGTTGAGGTGGATTTACGAGCAAGGAGTGACCCCAATCGTCAAGAGCTTCAACAAGGACAGGCTCAAACAAAACCTTGAGATATTCGACTGGGAGCTGACCGACGACGACCTGCTCAAGATCAGCCAAATTCCACAGAAGATGGTCACAGCCGCTGGATTGTTCTCGTGTGAAGGCGAGTTTACGTCGGCTGACCTTGCTGACATGGAAATTGTCGAGGAATAG
- the LOC139835085 gene encoding uncharacterized protein has protein sequence MSAPESSSSKGEGGFYLMSCIKDVPTLRGDNYTEWRKKVDFAFVCAEVDWVVDTPQPIKPADPVRADGDTDDAWAKKKRDHAPVEMSYTLENRKWQTANKKCMAFIKNTIENAIVGSITECTSAGEYLEKIKSQFTGSSKTYATQLLKRW, from the exons atgtcGGCACCCGAGAGCTCCTCCTCGAAGGGAGAAG GAGGGTTCTACTTGATGAgctgcatcaaggatgttcccACCCTTAGAGGGGATAACTACACAGAATGGAGGAAGAAGGTGGATTTCGCCTTCGTCTGTGCTGAGGTGGACTGGGTGGTTGACACACCGCAGCCCATCAAGCCTGCTGACCCCGTCAGAGCTGACGGGGATACTGATGATGCATGGGCTAAAAAGAAAAGGGACCATGCTCCTGTGGAGATGTCCTACACCCTAGAGAACAGAAAGTGGCAGACTGCCAACAAAAAGTGCATGGCTTTCATAAAGAATACAATTGAGAACGCTATAGTGGGCTCAATTACAGAGTGTACTTCCGCTGGGGAGTACCTAGAAAAGATAAAGAGCCAGTTCACTGGTTCTTCAAAGACATATGCAACCCAGCTGTTGAAGCGGTGGTAA
- the LOC127335026 gene encoding deoxymugineic acid synthase 1-D → MALTTAVPEVVLRSGNARPMPAIGMGTAKFPVVHETTRDAVLAAVEVGFRHFDTASLYGTELPLGDAIAEAVRRGLVASREEVFITSKLWCTQCHPHLVLSSFRESLRNLQMEYVDLYLIHWPVSLKPGPVVFPLKREDAVPFDFEGVWREMEECHRLGLAKAIGVSNFTTWHLDKIMAAATVPPAVNQVELNPVWQQRKLRAYCAEKGIHVTAYSPLGGQNWTGEGNAVLESQVLAEIAKARRKSIAQVALRWIYEQGLTPIVKSFSKERLMQNLEIFDWDLTEDDLIKIGQISQKKIATATSILFSPEGDFTSVNLSDIDIVEE, encoded by the exons ATGGCATTGACAACGGCGGTGCCGGAGGTGGTGCTCAGGTCCGGAAACGCCAGACCTATGCCGGCAATCGGCATGGGCACGGCCAAGTTCCCGGTCGTGCATGAGACCACCAGGGACGCCGTGCTTGCGGCCGTGGAGGTCGGCTTCCGCCATTTCGACACTGCTTCCCTGTACGGAACGGAGCTGCCGCTAGGCGATGCTATCGCGGAGGCTGTGCGCCGCGGCCTTGTGGCATCCCGGGAAGAGGTGTTCATCACGTCCAAGCTCTGGTGCACGCAGTGCCACCCGCACCTTGTGCTCTCGTCGTTCAGGGAAAGCCTCCG GAACTTACAAATGGAGTACGTGGACCTGTACCTGATCCACTGGCCGGTGAGCCTGAAACCTGGGCCAGTGGTGTTCCCCCTGAAGCGGGAGGACGCCGTGCCTTTCGACTTCGAGGGCGTGTGGCGGGAGATGGAGGAGTGCCACCGCCTGGGGCTCGCTAAGGCCATCGGAGTCAGCAACTTCACCACCTGGCACCTCGACAAGATCATGGCGGCCGCCACCGTCCCGCCTGCCGTCAACCAG GTGGAACTGAACCCGGTCTGGCAGCAGAGGAAGCTGAGGGCGTACTGCGCAGAGAAGGGCATCCACGTCACGGCCTACTCGCCATTGGGTGGGCAGAATTGGACCGGAGAGGGCAACGCCGTGCTGGAATCACAAGTGCTGGCCGAGATCGCCAAGGCTAGAAGAAAGAGCATCGCACAG GTAGCATTGAGGTGGATTTATGAGCAGGGACTGACCCCAATCGTCAAGAGCTTCAGCAAGGAGAGGCTCATGCAAAACCTCGAGATCTTCGACTGGGATCTCACTGAAGACGACCTGATCAAGATCGGACAGATTTCACAGAAGAAGATTGCCACGGCTACGAGCATTCTTTTCTCGCCAGAGGGGGACTTCACGTCAGTGAATCTTTCAGACATTGACATTGTCGAGGAATAG
- the LOC127335025 gene encoding deoxymugineic acid synthase 1-D, whose product MASPNGGSRASEIPELLASSDGRPLQAVGVGTSSFPFVAEDVRDAVLAALELGYRHLDTASLYGSEQLVGEAVAEAALRGVIASRADVFVTTKVWCTQCHPDLVLPSLKESLQKLQMEYVDLYLVHWPMSVKPSKPHVSMKREDIVPMDMRGVWEAMEECHRLGLAKMIGVSNFTTKKLMELLALAKIPPAVNQVELNPVWQQKKLIEFCKEKGIHVTAYSPLGGQSRISKINAVLQSEVLKEIAEARGKSVAQISLRWIYEQGASMVAKSMKKERLKENIEIFDWELTDEDRFKIAQIPQHKKVTVLGILSPEGVPGVDLSEVDVVEV is encoded by the exons GTTCCCCTTCGTGGCGGAGGACGTCAGGGACGCCGTGCTCGCCGCGCTGGAGCTCGGCTACCGCCACCTCGACACCGCGTCTCTCTACGGCTCCGAGCAGCTCGTCGGTGAGGCCGTGGCCGAGGCGGCGCTGCGCGGGGTCATAGCGTCCCGCGCGGACGTGTTCGTGACGACCAAGGTGTGGTGCACGCAGTGCCACCCGGATCTCGTGCTCCCCTCCCTTAAGGAAAGCTTGCA GAAACTTCAAATGGAATACGTCGATCTGTACCTGGTCCACTGGCCGATGAGCGTAAAGCCCAGCAAACCTCACGTCTCAATGAAAAGAGAAGACATTGTCCCAATGGACATGAGAGGCGTATGGGAGGCAATGGAGGAATGCCATCGCCTTGGTCTTGCTAAAATGATTGGTGTTAGCAATTTCACAACAAAGAAATTGATGGAGCTACTTGCACTTGCAAAAATCCCCCCAGCAGTGAATCAG GTTGAGTTGAATCCGGTTTGGCAGCAGAAAAAACTGATTGAATTCTGCAAAGAGAAAGGAATACACGTGACTGCTTATTCTCCCCTAGGAGGCCAAAGTAGGATATCTAAAATCAATGCAGTCCTACAGTCTGAAGTTCTGAAGGAGATTGCCGAGGCTAGAGGAAAATCAGTAGCTCAG ATCTCATTAAGATGGATCTACGAGCAAGGAGCGAGCATGGTGGCCAAGAGTATGAAAAAGGAGAGGCTTAAGGAGAACATCGAAATCTTTGACTGGGAACTGACTGACGAAGACCGATTCAAGATTGCTCAGATACCTCAGCACAAGAAGGTCACAGTGCTGGGGATCCTCTCACCTGAAGGCGTCCCAGGCGTAGATCTTTCAGAGGTTGATGTTGTTGAGGTATAG